A stretch of Bradyrhizobium diazoefficiens DNA encodes these proteins:
- a CDS encoding LysR family transcriptional regulator — MDRFTSLTAFVRVVENGGFSAAARRLNMSTTMVSNHVQALEDRLGARLLNRTTRKVSLTEIGKAYYDRSTQILADLEQADDIAGELQSVPRGTLRIHSATHMVPFVATVVAKLLSTYPEVKVDLRMGEGDIDLIEEGYDVALRMTPPPDSSLIVRSLATWRHVLCCSHGYIEKHGRVQQLAELSGHNCGRHLNYPFGDEWRFIDRKGVPASVRISGSLVTNSGEALRKMALEGAGVCLMAGFLVQDDLEAGRLVRLLPEYRTVEISMNAVYPHRHHLSAKVRTFIDMLVHHSAEQQKLINPYS; from the coding sequence ATGGACCGCTTTACCAGCCTCACGGCCTTTGTCCGGGTGGTCGAAAACGGCGGCTTCTCGGCTGCGGCCCGGCGGCTCAACATGTCGACGACCATGGTGAGCAACCATGTTCAGGCGCTGGAAGACCGGCTCGGGGCGCGGCTGCTCAACCGCACCACGCGCAAGGTGAGCCTCACCGAAATTGGCAAGGCCTATTACGATCGCTCGACGCAGATCCTCGCCGATCTCGAACAGGCTGACGACATCGCCGGCGAGTTGCAGTCGGTGCCGCGCGGCACGCTTCGCATCCACTCTGCCACGCACATGGTGCCCTTCGTCGCGACCGTGGTGGCCAAGCTCCTGTCCACCTATCCGGAGGTCAAGGTCGACCTGCGCATGGGGGAAGGTGATATCGATCTGATCGAGGAGGGATACGACGTCGCCCTGCGAATGACGCCGCCGCCGGATTCGAGCCTCATTGTCCGCAGCCTTGCCACCTGGCGTCATGTGCTGTGCTGCTCACACGGCTATATCGAGAAGCATGGCCGGGTCCAGCAGCTCGCCGAGCTCTCCGGGCACAATTGCGGCCGCCACCTGAACTATCCGTTCGGGGACGAGTGGCGCTTCATCGATCGCAAGGGCGTGCCGGCCTCAGTGCGCATTTCCGGCAGCCTTGTCACCAACAGCGGCGAAGCGTTGCGGAAGATGGCGCTGGAGGGCGCCGGCGTCTGCCTGATGGCGGGATTTCTGGTGCAGGACGATCTCGAAGCCGGCCGGCTCGTCCGCCTGCTGCCCGAATATCGTACGGTCGAAATTTCCATGAACGCGGTCTACCCGCATCGCCATCATCTCTCGGCCAAGGTGAGGACCTTCATCGACATGCTCGTGCATCACAGCGCTGAGCAGCAGAAGCTGATCAACCCGTATTCGTGA
- a CDS encoding HlyD family secretion protein translates to MSNATYVTDKNEKINLRPSLQAVKRAAIGLALALGVAAAGDFGYNYLTTGRYLESTDDAYVKADSTIIAPKVSGYIAQVLVGDNEKVKAGQVLAKIDDRDFKAALGQARADVAAAEASVRNLDAQLELQQPIIEQSTADVAAADANLKFAQEERARYDDLMKSGSGTIQRAQQTDAALRASNAQLQHAKSGLVAAQRKVDVLTTQRAQATAQLDRARAVADQAELNLSYTEITAPVDGTVGARSLRIGQYVQAGTQLMAVVPLDAVYVVANFKETQLTHVRAGQPVELYVDSFRNKPLHGHVDSLSPASGLEFALLPPDNATGNFTKIVQRVPVKIVLDDHSLTGLLRPGMSAVPTVDTKATVVAERETAKRVVENAPHPNGG, encoded by the coding sequence ATGTCGAATGCGACTTATGTTACTGACAAAAATGAGAAAATAAACCTGCGCCCGTCCCTTCAGGCGGTCAAGCGGGCGGCCATCGGCCTGGCGCTGGCCCTTGGAGTCGCCGCCGCCGGCGACTTTGGCTACAATTACCTGACCACCGGCCGCTACCTCGAATCCACCGATGACGCCTATGTGAAGGCCGACTCCACCATCATCGCACCGAAGGTTTCGGGCTACATCGCCCAGGTGCTGGTTGGCGACAACGAAAAGGTTAAGGCGGGCCAGGTGCTGGCGAAGATCGACGACCGCGACTTCAAGGCGGCGCTTGGCCAGGCCCGCGCCGATGTCGCCGCCGCCGAAGCCTCGGTCCGCAACCTCGATGCCCAGCTCGAACTGCAACAGCCGATCATCGAGCAGAGCACGGCCGACGTTGCGGCGGCAGATGCCAATCTGAAATTCGCGCAGGAAGAGCGCGCCCGCTACGACGACCTCATGAAGTCGGGCTCCGGCACGATCCAGCGCGCGCAGCAGACCGATGCGGCGCTCCGCGCCAGCAACGCGCAATTGCAGCACGCCAAATCGGGCCTGGTGGCCGCGCAGCGCAAGGTCGACGTGCTGACCACCCAGCGCGCCCAGGCCACGGCGCAGCTTGACCGCGCCCGCGCGGTCGCGGATCAAGCCGAGCTGAACCTGTCCTATACCGAGATCACCGCGCCGGTCGACGGCACGGTCGGCGCTCGCAGCTTGCGCATCGGCCAATATGTCCAGGCGGGCACGCAGTTGATGGCGGTGGTGCCGCTCGATGCAGTCTATGTGGTGGCGAATTTCAAGGAGACTCAGCTCACCCATGTCCGCGCCGGCCAGCCGGTCGAGCTTTACGTCGACAGTTTCCGGAACAAGCCCCTCCACGGCCATGTCGACAGCCTGTCGCCGGCGAGCGGTTTGGAATTCGCCCTGCTGCCACCCGACAATGCCACAGGCAACTTCACCAAGATCGTACAGCGCGTGCCGGTGAAGATCGTGCTCGACGACCACAGCCTGACGGGCCTGCTGCGGCCCGGCATGTCGGCGGTGCCGACCGTCGATACCAAGGCGACCGTGGTGGCCGAGCGCGAGACAGCCAAGCGCGTTGTCGAAAACGCGCCGCACCCGAACGGCGGCTGA
- a CDS encoding MDR family MFS transporter, which produces MSTLHPTVNAASAANLAAPAAAPTTPAVSAKTWIAVIGATLGAFMAVLNIQIVNASLADIQGAIGAGIDDGGWISTSYLIAEIVVIPLSGWLAQVFSIRIYLLTNAILFLVLSAACALAQDLPQMIVLRAVQGFTGGVLIPMAFTLIITLLPRAKQPVGLALFALSATFAPAIGPTIGGYLTENFGWQYIFYVNLAPGAIMVGMLWYALDAKPMKLSLLGEGDWAGIITMAIGLSALQTVLEEGNKDDWFGSPFIVKLSIIAVVALTAFLIIELTVRKPLLNLRLLVRRNFGFGMLANFLLGVALYGSVFILPQYLARIQGYNSEQIGMVLAWTGLPQLLLIPLVPRLMQKFDARIIIGIGFVLFAGSNFMNIYMTNDYAADQLLWPNVVRAIGQALVMAPLSAVATAGIEPENAGSASGLFNMMRNLGGAVGIALLQTVLTKREQYHSNVLMQSVSVFEQATRTRLEQLTQYFINHGVLDRADAAHRAYVAIGHVVQKQAYIFAFSDTFYLLGLALIVAFVAAMFLKKPGQVSADGAH; this is translated from the coding sequence ATGAGCACGCTTCACCCGACCGTCAACGCCGCCTCCGCCGCCAACCTCGCCGCCCCGGCCGCGGCTCCCACAACGCCTGCCGTTTCCGCCAAGACCTGGATCGCGGTGATCGGCGCCACGCTCGGCGCCTTCATGGCGGTGCTGAACATCCAGATCGTCAACGCCTCGCTCGCCGACATCCAGGGCGCGATCGGCGCCGGCATCGATGACGGCGGCTGGATCTCGACCTCCTATCTGATCGCCGAAATCGTGGTGATCCCGCTGTCCGGCTGGCTCGCCCAGGTGTTCTCGATCCGGATCTATCTGCTCACCAACGCGATCCTGTTCCTGGTTCTCTCAGCGGCCTGTGCACTGGCGCAGGACCTGCCGCAGATGATCGTGCTGCGCGCCGTGCAAGGTTTTACCGGCGGCGTGCTCATTCCGATGGCGTTCACCCTCATCATCACGCTGCTGCCGCGTGCCAAGCAGCCGGTTGGTCTTGCCCTGTTCGCGCTGTCGGCGACGTTTGCACCCGCGATCGGCCCGACCATCGGCGGCTATCTCACCGAGAACTTTGGCTGGCAGTACATCTTCTACGTCAATCTTGCGCCCGGTGCGATCATGGTTGGCATGCTCTGGTACGCGCTCGACGCCAAGCCGATGAAGCTGTCGCTGCTCGGTGAGGGCGACTGGGCCGGCATCATCACCATGGCGATCGGGCTGTCCGCGCTTCAGACCGTGCTGGAGGAAGGCAACAAGGACGACTGGTTCGGCTCGCCCTTTATCGTCAAGCTGTCAATCATCGCAGTTGTGGCGCTGACCGCTTTTCTGATCATCGAGCTGACGGTGAGAAAGCCGCTGTTGAATTTGCGCCTGCTCGTGCGCCGCAATTTCGGCTTCGGCATGCTCGCGAACTTCCTGCTCGGCGTCGCGCTGTACGGCTCGGTGTTCATCCTGCCGCAATATCTGGCACGCATCCAGGGCTACAATTCCGAACAGATCGGCATGGTGCTGGCATGGACCGGATTGCCGCAGCTGCTGCTGATCCCGCTGGTGCCGCGCTTGATGCAGAAATTCGACGCGCGGATCATCATCGGCATCGGCTTCGTGCTGTTCGCAGGCTCCAACTTCATGAACATCTATATGACCAATGACTACGCAGCCGACCAGCTGCTGTGGCCCAACGTCGTCCGCGCCATCGGCCAGGCGCTGGTGATGGCGCCGCTGTCGGCGGTCGCCACCGCCGGCATCGAGCCGGAGAATGCGGGCTCGGCCTCCGGCCTGTTCAACATGATGCGCAATCTCGGCGGCGCCGTCGGCATCGCATTGCTCCAGACCGTACTGACCAAGCGCGAGCAGTATCATTCCAACGTGCTGATGCAGTCGGTCTCGGTGTTTGAGCAGGCCACCCGCACCCGGCTGGAGCAGCTCACGCAGTATTTCATCAATCACGGCGTGCTCGACCGTGCCGATGCCGCGCATCGCGCCTATGTCGCGATCGGCCATGTCGTGCAGAAGCAGGCTTATATCTTTGCCTTCAGCGACACCTTCTATCTGCTCGGCCTGGCGCTGATCGTAGCCTTCGTCGCGGCCATGTTCCTGAAAAAGCCCGGCCAGGTCTCGGCCGATGGCGCCCACTGA
- a CDS encoding carboxymuconolactone decarboxylase family protein, producing the protein MKPRMNFYQAAPDTMKALMALEEQIQSTGLEKSLIELVKIRASQINGCAFCINMHTEDARKRGETEQRIYLLNAWRESPLYTDRERAALAWTESVTLIAETRAPDDVYAEARAQFSEVETVNLTALIGAINAWNRLAIAFRAVHPVKVKASVA; encoded by the coding sequence ATGAAACCCCGCATGAATTTCTACCAGGCCGCGCCCGACACGATGAAAGCGCTGATGGCGCTTGAAGAGCAGATCCAGTCGACGGGCCTGGAGAAATCGCTGATCGAGCTCGTCAAGATCCGGGCGTCGCAGATCAACGGCTGCGCCTTCTGCATCAACATGCACACCGAGGATGCCCGCAAGCGCGGCGAGACCGAGCAGCGCATCTATCTGCTCAACGCCTGGCGCGAGTCCCCGCTCTACACCGACCGCGAGCGCGCCGCGCTGGCCTGGACCGAGTCGGTGACGCTGATCGCGGAGACGCGCGCACCCGATGATGTCTACGCCGAAGCCCGCGCGCAGTTCTCCGAGGTAGAGACTGTGAACCTGACCGCGCTGATCGGGGCCATCAACGCCTGGAACAGGTTGGCGATCGCGTTCCGCGCGGTGCATCCGGTGAAGGTGAAGGCATCGGTGGCGTAG
- a CDS encoding D-amino-acid transaminase, translated as MDSIAYVNGSFVPLSDAKISVLDRGFLFADGIYEVSAVLDGKLVDNASHLARLERSVGEISLNLPERVERITEIQKELIAHNKLESGLVYLQVTRGADKGRDFPFPKGDVKSSLVMFTSEKDIINAASAKTGINVITVPDIRWERRDIKSVALLAQVLAKQAAAEAGAGEAWMLENGYVTEGGSSSAFILTQDDVIVTRKNSNAILPGCTRKAVIALAEERQLRVEERSFTVAEALAAKEAFATSASLFVQPVVAIDGKKVGDGKPGPMAARLREIYVEFAKATAV; from the coding sequence TTGGACTCGATCGCCTACGTCAACGGCTCATTCGTTCCGCTCTCGGATGCCAAGATCTCGGTTCTCGACCGCGGCTTCCTGTTCGCCGACGGCATCTACGAGGTCTCGGCCGTGCTCGACGGCAAGCTGGTCGACAACGCCTCCCACCTGGCGCGGCTGGAGCGTTCGGTCGGCGAGATCAGCTTGAATCTGCCGGAGAGGGTCGAGCGCATCACCGAGATCCAGAAGGAGCTCATCGCGCACAACAAGCTCGAAAGCGGCCTCGTCTATCTCCAGGTGACGCGTGGCGCCGACAAGGGCCGCGATTTCCCGTTCCCCAAGGGTGACGTCAAGTCGAGCCTGGTGATGTTCACCTCCGAAAAGGACATCATCAACGCCGCCTCGGCCAAGACCGGCATCAACGTCATCACGGTGCCCGACATCCGCTGGGAGCGCCGCGACATCAAGAGCGTGGCGCTGCTCGCGCAGGTGCTGGCGAAGCAGGCCGCGGCCGAAGCCGGCGCAGGTGAGGCCTGGATGCTGGAAAACGGCTACGTCACCGAGGGCGGCTCGTCCTCCGCCTTCATCCTGACCCAGGACGACGTCATCGTCACCCGCAAGAATTCCAACGCGATCCTGCCGGGCTGCACCCGCAAGGCCGTGATCGCGCTCGCCGAAGAACGCCAGCTCCGCGTCGAAGAGCGGTCCTTCACGGTCGCCGAAGCGCTCGCCGCCAAGGAGGCCTTTGCCACGTCGGCCTCGCTGTTTGTCCAGCCGGTGGTAGCGATCGATGGAAAGAAGGTGGGCGACGGCAAGCCCGGCCCGATGGCGGCGCGGCTGCGCGAGATCTATGTGGAGTTTGCCAAGGCGACGGCGGTTTAG
- a CDS encoding amino acid ABC transporter ATP-binding protein, whose product MIEISHVDKWYSPTFQVLTDCTTSVAKGEVVVVCGPSGSGKSTLIKCVNALEPFQKGDISIDGIKVNDSKTNLPKLRSRVGMVFQHFELFPHLKIIDNLCLAQQKVLGRPRDQALEKGMQLLDRVGLKEQAQKFPAQLSGGQQQRVAIARALAMDPIAMLFDEPTSALDPEMISEVLDVMVDLAREGMTMMVVTHEMGFARKVANRVIFMDRGEIVEDAPKDDFFGKPRSDRAQKFLSKILSH is encoded by the coding sequence ATGATCGAAATCAGCCACGTCGATAAATGGTACAGCCCGACCTTCCAGGTGCTGACCGATTGCACCACCAGCGTCGCCAAGGGCGAGGTGGTGGTGGTGTGCGGTCCGTCCGGTTCGGGAAAGTCGACGCTCATCAAATGCGTCAACGCGCTGGAGCCGTTCCAGAAGGGCGACATCAGCATCGATGGCATCAAGGTCAATGACTCAAAGACCAATTTGCCGAAACTGCGCTCGCGCGTCGGCATGGTGTTCCAGCACTTCGAGCTGTTCCCGCATCTCAAGATCATCGACAATCTTTGCCTCGCACAGCAGAAGGTGTTGGGCCGGCCGCGTGACCAGGCATTGGAGAAGGGAATGCAGCTCCTCGACCGGGTCGGCCTGAAGGAGCAGGCACAAAAATTCCCAGCGCAGCTCTCCGGCGGTCAGCAGCAGCGCGTTGCCATTGCCCGCGCGCTCGCCATGGACCCCATCGCCATGCTGTTCGACGAGCCGACCTCGGCGCTCGATCCGGAGATGATCAGCGAGGTGCTCGACGTCATGGTCGATCTCGCCCGCGAAGGCATGACCATGATGGTCGTGACCCATGAAATGGGTTTTGCCCGCAAGGTCGCCAACCGCGTGATCTTCATGGACCGCGGCGAGATCGTCGAGGACGCGCCGAAGGATGATTTCTTCGGCAAGCCGCGCAGCGACCGCGCGCAGAAGTTCTTGTCGAAGATTCTGTCGCACTAG
- a CDS encoding amino acid ABC transporter permease encodes MFGNFDFDVIIRALPYLFKEGMTFTLMLTALAALGGLVFGTAIALMRLSGYKTLGRIAGVYVDFMRSLPLVLVIFWFYFLVPYIGQWVTGASRPISVGAFASSLITFIMFEAAYFSEIMRAGIQSISRGQPAAANALGLTYAQTMRYVVLPQAFRNMLPVLITQTIVLFQDTSLVYVLSITDFLGAASKVAQRDGRLVEMYLFAAVVYFTISCIASFGVRRLQARIAILR; translated from the coding sequence ATGTTCGGTAATTTCGATTTCGACGTCATCATCCGTGCGCTGCCTTATCTGTTCAAGGAGGGCATGACGTTCACGCTGATGCTGACGGCGCTGGCGGCACTCGGCGGTCTCGTCTTCGGCACCGCGATCGCCCTGATGCGGCTGTCCGGCTACAAGACGCTTGGGCGCATCGCCGGCGTCTATGTCGACTTCATGCGCTCGCTGCCGCTGGTGCTGGTGATCTTCTGGTTCTACTTCCTGGTGCCCTATATCGGGCAGTGGGTGACGGGTGCGTCGCGGCCGATTAGTGTCGGCGCCTTCGCGTCCTCGCTGATCACCTTCATCATGTTCGAGGCCGCCTATTTCTCCGAGATCATGCGCGCCGGCATCCAGTCGATCTCGCGCGGCCAGCCCGCCGCGGCCAACGCGCTCGGCCTCACCTATGCCCAGACCATGCGCTACGTCGTGCTGCCGCAGGCGTTCCGCAACATGTTGCCGGTGCTGATAACGCAAACCATCGTGCTGTTCCAGGACACCTCGCTGGTTTATGTGCTGTCGATTACGGATTTCCTCGGTGCGGCCAGCAAGGTCGCGCAGCGCGACGGCCGTCTGGTCGAGATGTACCTGTTTGCTGCCGTCGTCTACTTCACCATTTCCTGCATCGCGTCCTTTGGCGTCCGCCGCCTCCAGGCGCGCATCGCCATCCTTCGCTAG
- a CDS encoding amino acid ABC transporter permease has translation MNYHWNWGIFFEPNPMGTGTYLDMLLSGLVLTLKTAALAWIIALIFGTAIGVLRTLPSKTASWIGFCWVEFFRNMPLLVQLFLWFFVLPELLPRSAGLWLKQLPNAPFWTAAIGIGFFMSARVAIQLQAGIGSLPRGQRMAATALGLTTFQGYRYVLLPMAFRIILPPLTSEFLNTIKNTAVAITIGLIELTGEARSMQEFSFQVFEAFTAATILYLLVNAVVVTAMRFLERWVAIPGYITGK, from the coding sequence GTGAACTACCATTGGAACTGGGGAATTTTCTTCGAGCCGAACCCGATGGGGACCGGCACCTATCTCGACATGCTGCTGTCGGGACTGGTGCTGACCCTGAAGACGGCGGCGCTTGCCTGGATCATCGCGCTGATCTTCGGTACGGCCATCGGCGTGCTGCGCACGCTGCCATCGAAGACCGCGTCCTGGATCGGCTTCTGCTGGGTCGAGTTCTTCCGCAACATGCCGCTGCTGGTGCAGCTGTTCCTGTGGTTCTTCGTGCTGCCGGAATTGCTGCCGAGGAGTGCCGGCCTGTGGCTGAAGCAATTGCCGAACGCACCATTCTGGACCGCCGCGATCGGCATAGGCTTCTTCATGTCGGCCCGTGTCGCGATACAATTGCAGGCCGGAATCGGCTCGCTGCCGCGCGGGCAGAGGATGGCGGCGACCGCGCTCGGCCTGACCACGTTTCAGGGCTATCGCTACGTGTTGCTGCCGATGGCCTTCCGCATCATCCTGCCACCGCTGACGTCCGAGTTCCTCAACACCATCAAGAACACGGCGGTCGCCATCACCATTGGCCTGATCGAGCTGACCGGAGAGGCGCGGTCGATGCAGGAATTTTCGTTCCAGGTGTTCGAGGCCTTCACGGCCGCGACCATCCTCTATCTCCTCGTCAACGCCGTCGTCGTGACAGCGATGCGCTTCCTCGAGCGCTGGGTCGCGATCCCCGGCTACATCACGGGGAAATAG
- a CDS encoding amino acid ABC transporter substrate-binding protein: MKHFRHVGLALVATFAMSQAGAEELTGTLKNIKDTGAITLGFRDSSIPFSYLDDNQKPIGFAMDICYKIVDAVKKELKLDKLEVKLNPVTSATRIPLMANGTIDLECGSTTNNAERQKQVAFTNTHFLTASRYVFKKSSGLKSIDDLKGKTVVSTAGTTNIKQLTEANVAKGLGANIIPAKDHAEAFLMVETDRAVAFVMDDILLASLVAGSKSPSDYVISKDAFSKPEPYGIMLRKDDPQFKKVVDAATAALYTSGEGEKIYDKWFMAKIPPKGLNLNTPISPELKHEFAKPSDSPNPDDYK, translated from the coding sequence GTGAAACATTTCCGTCACGTCGGCCTCGCGCTCGTCGCGACCTTTGCCATGAGCCAGGCTGGGGCCGAGGAGCTCACCGGCACGCTGAAGAACATCAAGGACACCGGCGCGATCACGCTCGGCTTCCGCGACTCGTCCATCCCGTTCTCTTATCTCGACGACAACCAGAAGCCCATCGGGTTCGCGATGGACATCTGCTACAAGATCGTCGACGCCGTGAAGAAGGAGCTCAAGCTCGACAAGCTCGAGGTGAAGCTCAATCCGGTAACCTCGGCAACGCGTATTCCGCTGATGGCGAACGGCACCATCGACCTCGAATGCGGCTCGACCACCAACAATGCCGAGCGCCAGAAGCAGGTCGCCTTCACCAACACCCACTTCCTGACCGCAAGCCGCTACGTCTTCAAGAAGTCGAGCGGACTGAAATCGATCGACGACCTCAAGGGCAAGACGGTGGTTTCCACCGCCGGAACCACCAACATCAAGCAGCTGACCGAGGCCAACGTCGCGAAAGGGCTCGGCGCCAATATCATACCGGCCAAGGACCACGCCGAAGCCTTCCTGATGGTCGAGACCGACCGCGCGGTCGCCTTCGTCATGGACGACATTTTGCTCGCGAGCCTCGTTGCCGGTTCGAAATCGCCGAGCGACTACGTCATCTCCAAGGATGCGTTCTCCAAGCCCGAGCCCTACGGCATCATGCTGCGCAAGGACGACCCCCAGTTCAAGAAGGTGGTCGATGCCGCGACCGCTGCGCTCTACACCTCCGGCGAGGGCGAGAAGATCTACGACAAATGGTTCATGGCCAAAATCCCGCCGAAGGGGTTAAACCTCAACACGCCGATCTCGCCCGAATTGAAGCACGAGTTCGCAAAACCTTCGGACTCGCCGAACCCGGACGACTATAAGTAA
- a CDS encoding M20 family metallopeptidase has product MTRADAIARARDDFKSGAFLAELDRRVAFKTESQNPSRGPELRAYLEQEMQPAFAALDFTSRLVESPSGKAPFLFAEHHESASAPTVLIYGHGDVVDGMEGEWRDGRDPWRTTTAGTRVYGRGTADNKGQHSINMAALRAVREARGGKLGFNAKFIVEMGEEIGSPDLGKVCDLNRDALKADLFMASDGPRLSADRPTLFLGCRGGIRIHLDVNLRDGGHHSGNWGGVLANPATILVNAISTLVDGHGRLQLEALKPPRLTNQIRSYLADVQVVPTEDEPALAENWGEEGLSAAERLYAWNTLEVLAMSSGNIGKPANAIPGHANAVLQLRFVVGTKVDGLIDAVRAHLVGRGFPMVEVRSAQSFAASRTDFDSPWIKWAADSVRETTGKVPAVLPNFGGSLPNDVFSEILGLPTIWVPHSYPGCSQHAPNEHILLPLTEEALTVMAGLFWDLGELPKPLT; this is encoded by the coding sequence ATGACCAGAGCCGACGCCATCGCCCGCGCCCGGGACGACTTCAAATCCGGTGCGTTTCTCGCTGAACTCGACCGCCGCGTCGCCTTCAAGACCGAGAGCCAGAATCCGTCGCGCGGCCCTGAGCTGCGTGCCTATCTGGAACAGGAAATGCAGCCTGCTTTTGCTGCGCTCGATTTTACCAGCCGCCTGGTCGAATCCCCGAGCGGCAAGGCGCCGTTCCTGTTTGCCGAGCATCATGAGAGCGCGTCGGCGCCGACCGTGCTGATCTACGGCCATGGCGATGTCGTCGACGGCATGGAGGGCGAGTGGCGCGACGGCCGCGATCCCTGGCGCACGACGACGGCAGGCACGCGCGTTTACGGCCGCGGCACTGCCGACAACAAGGGGCAGCACAGCATCAACATGGCCGCGCTCCGCGCAGTGCGCGAGGCCCGCGGCGGCAAGCTCGGCTTCAACGCCAAGTTCATCGTCGAGATGGGCGAGGAGATCGGCTCGCCCGATCTCGGCAAGGTCTGTGATCTCAATCGCGACGCGCTCAAGGCCGATCTGTTCATGGCCTCCGACGGACCCCGTTTGTCAGCGGATCGGCCGACGCTGTTCCTCGGTTGCCGTGGCGGCATCCGCATCCATCTCGACGTGAATCTGCGCGATGGCGGGCATCATTCCGGCAATTGGGGCGGCGTGCTCGCCAACCCCGCGACCATTCTGGTCAACGCGATTTCGACGCTGGTCGACGGCCATGGCCGCCTCCAGCTCGAGGCGCTGAAGCCGCCGCGGCTCACCAATCAGATCCGCAGCTATCTTGCCGATGTGCAGGTGGTGCCGACTGAAGACGAGCCCGCGCTTGCCGAGAATTGGGGCGAGGAAGGGCTGTCCGCGGCCGAGCGGCTCTATGCCTGGAACACGCTCGAAGTGCTGGCGATGTCATCGGGCAATATCGGGAAGCCGGCGAACGCCATTCCCGGTCACGCCAATGCCGTGCTGCAACTGCGTTTCGTGGTTGGGACCAAGGTTGATGGCCTGATCGACGCCGTTCGCGCGCATCTGGTCGGACGCGGCTTTCCGATGGTCGAGGTGCGGTCGGCACAGAGCTTTGCCGCCTCGCGCACCGACTTCGACAGCCCCTGGATCAAATGGGCTGCGGATTCGGTGAGGGAGACCACCGGAAAGGTGCCGGCGGTGCTGCCGAACTTCGGCGGCTCGCTGCCGAACGACGTGTTTTCCGAGATCCTCGGCTTGCCGACCATCTGGGTCCCGCACTCGTATCCCGGCTGTTCCCAGCATGCGCCCAATGAACACATCCTGCTGCCCTTGACCGAAGAGGCCTTGACGGTGATGGCCGGGCTGTTCTGGGATCTCGGGGAATTGCCCAAGCCACTCACCTGA